CATTGAAATTTAAAGATGTTGAGGAAATGAAAAAATTTATAGATAATAATAAATAAATTTTTTCATTCCTATTTTTTGAGCGTGAACGCCGTGAATTTTTACTACAGATATTATTTTCTAAAATCACTAAGCTTCAATACCGCGCGCTCACCCAAATCATCTCTCTCCATTTTATCCAATCTTTCCACCAGCGCCCCTATTACGACCATCTCATGCTTTATACTGGGGTAGTAACCGCAAAACGCGGTAAACATACGTTAAGACAGTTATTACCAAAAGAATCTTTTAATATGCAACTTGCCTCATGTATTGTTATAGAGGTCTTTGTAAATATTTCTTGTACTTGTTTTATTAGCACCAGCTCTTCACTCTCTTTTAAATCTAATGATGTTGCTGATATTTCATTCCTGGCTTTATTATTCTGATTTTGCTTTATAATAAATTTAATTCTCGCTACTTTTCGACCCACTTTAATCTCCTGAAATTCAAAAGATATATCACTGTACTTATTTATCTCTTTCATTGCCATATCTAAAACCTAAGCAGAAAGAATTCTACCTAGTTTGCCACTCCAATTTCATAATATATTGCCATAATAAATTCATTTTTTACACCAACATTTACTACATACCTTTTGATCGACATTAGATAACCTTCAAACTCTGCATGTATTGATATAACTAGATTTTAATCACACATAATTTACTAGTTCGCCAGTTACAGGATCTAAAGGAATTTGTCCCGATGTAAATAATAATTTGTTGTGCTTATTATTTGTTTCTCCATAATATAAACCTTCCTATAATTTTAACAATAATGAATTTCTCCAATGCTATAATCGTTAAAGTTCACGTTCCTATA
The window above is part of the Clostridium estertheticum genome. Proteins encoded here:
- a CDS encoding RepB family plasmid replication initiator protein, producing the protein MAMKEINKYSDISFEFQEIKVGRKVARIKFIIKQNQNNKARNEISATSLDLKESEELVLIKQVQEIFTKTSITIHEASCILKDSFGNNCLNVCLPRFAVTTPV